One Sagittula stellata E-37 genomic window carries:
- a CDS encoding group III truncated hemoglobin: MAVQAKFPVTRADIERVVAAFYARVRVHPGLGPVFAVHVEDWPTHEARVADFWANAILGERRYDGNPVRVHQQAGNVRPGMFETWLALFDQVLQAELTPEQALAWSALAHRIGGSLRAGVVEKMRGPGGVPILR; encoded by the coding sequence ATGGCGGTACAGGCGAAGTTCCCGGTGACTCGGGCCGACATAGAGCGCGTCGTGGCGGCTTTCTATGCGCGGGTCCGGGTGCATCCGGGGCTGGGACCGGTCTTTGCCGTCCATGTGGAGGACTGGCCGACGCACGAGGCGCGGGTGGCCGACTTCTGGGCCAACGCCATCCTCGGCGAGCGACGCTATGATGGCAACCCGGTGCGTGTGCATCAGCAGGCGGGCAATGTCCGGCCCGGCATGTTCGAAACCTGGCTCGCGCTGTTCGACCAGGTGCTGCAGGCGGAACTGACGCCGGAGCAGGCGCTGGCGTGGTCGGCGCTGGCGCACCGGATCGGCGGCAGCCTGCGGGCGGGCGTGGTCGAGAAGATGCGCGGCCCGGGCGGCGTGCCGATTCTGCGGTAG
- a CDS encoding DUF2269 family protein produces the protein MLYADLLRWLHVVGATVLFGTGAGIAFFMLMAHLSRDARAIAHVAGTVVLADTVFTLTAVIAQPVTGILLARDIGWSLSEGWLFLSVALYVLAGVFWLPVVWIQIRLRDLARTAVNDGTALPDRYFRLFRIWFACGFPAFFAVATILWLMLTRPALTF, from the coding sequence ATGCTCTACGCCGACCTCCTGCGCTGGCTTCACGTCGTGGGCGCCACCGTGTTGTTCGGCACCGGTGCGGGCATCGCCTTCTTCATGCTGATGGCGCACCTGTCGCGTGACGCCCGGGCCATAGCCCATGTCGCCGGGACGGTGGTCTTGGCGGATACCGTCTTTACTTTGACCGCCGTCATTGCCCAGCCAGTCACCGGCATCCTGTTGGCACGGGACATCGGGTGGAGCCTGAGCGAAGGCTGGCTGTTCCTTTCCGTCGCGCTGTACGTTTTGGCAGGGGTGTTCTGGCTGCCGGTGGTCTGGATACAGATCCGCCTGCGCGACCTCGCCCGAACCGCGGTGAACGACGGCACTGCATTGCCCGACCGTTACTTTCGGCTGTTCCGCATATGGTTCGCTTGCGGCTTTCCGGCGTTTTTTGCCGTGGCGACGATCCTGTGGCTGATGCTCACCCGTCCTGCGCTGACCTTCTGA